Proteins from a genomic interval of Plasmodium reichenowi strain SY57 chromosome 13, whole genome shotgun sequence:
- a CDS encoding ribosome biogenesis protein MRT4, putative, producing the protein MPKSKRNVKISLTKVKKKVNKKEMKDLKLLEIKKMIQIPNVYVYVLDIRTYSNNNLKVAIEHFKPNGKFFIGKNKLMKLALGINENNEVKPNMSKISELLIGNRILLITKDGPLSVLKFFNEFQPEEYIKHGNISPQDITLKCGEVLNVPVSMQKDLQKRKLNFDIVDQKIILKENKVLAEKDKLITLENSKILRMLNMKIAFFDIAVLGYWYLDKFVSLMN; encoded by the exons ATGCCAAAATCAAAAAGAAATGTTAAGATATCCTTGACCAAAGTCAAGAAGAAAGTcaacaaaaaagaaatgaaagacttgaaattattagaaataaaaaaaatgattcAAATACCAAATGTTTATGTTTATGTACTAGATATTAGAACTTATTCAAACAATAATCTCAAAGTAGCCATAGAGCATTTTAAGCCAAACGGAAA ATTTTTTATAGGAAAGAATAAATTAATGAAATTAGCACTTGGTATcaatgaaaataatgaagtCAAACCAAACATGAGCAAAATATCAGAG CTACTTATTGGGAACCGTATTCTTTTAATCACCAAGGATGGCCCATTAAGCGTTCtgaaattttttaatgaattTCAACCagaagaatatataaaacacGGAAATATTTCACCACAAGATATAACATTAAAATGTGGTGAAGTTTTAAATGTTCCAGTGTCTATGCAAAAGGatttacaaaaaagaaaattaaattttgaTATTGTTGATcagaaaattattttaaaagaaaacaaaGTTCTAGCTGAAAAAGATAAACTTATAACCTTAGAAAATTCAAAAATCTTAAGAATgttaaatatgaaaattgCATTTTTTGACATTGCAGTTTTGGGTTATTGGTATCTCGATAAATTCGTTTCATTAATgaattaa
- a CDS encoding alanine--tRNA ligase, putative, whose product MIVYSFSFLIFLYFYLYLNIKESIILGDCKIILSRPFKEEKKKDIYIFFFNSGKYLLKRKRSTFDLLPLHSNKSRRINLFINNDKKKKIKTNSSSSSYNNNNNSIKRECGEPFSSFYSYENILTVHNNKILKDQNNNYVLLHLCNKIKKKYKKGKNKKREYCNHYKFMYLNSIKRKDIFIKLNKINNKSHFYKDIHKSNKRINTFIYSSSQNFHNSNYSLNAFSFKSLFTKNTYNRSFSNFLKYTTKNNLKEKKNIKDFFSFSVKLGKDKNINLDNLKKDFYKDINTNNRNNHNKHNYNKHNNNKHNNNKHNNNKHNNNNCSSNCFCINMDMNDKLNNTNNWSNSNNHKDDNIKNTNCSTNHEGQKKYMSAEEVRNNFINYFYKKNHTIIESSSVVPYNDNTLLFTNAGMNQFKKIFLGNVDKNSDLGKLKRAVDTQKCIRAGGKHNDLDDVGKDVYHHTFFEMLGNWSFGDYFKEESISFAWDLLTNVYKINPDRLYVTYFGGDENLSTCPADHETKKIWMKYITEDRILPFGLKENFWEMAETGPCGPCSEIHYDRIGNRDASSLVNKDDPSVLEIWNIVFMQYNKDENKNMNKLPFPCIDTGMGLERITSILQNVDSNYDTDLFQPIFKQIKELFPYLPNYEGKINEQDVDKIDTAYRVISDHIRCVTVAISDGCLPSNEGRNYVIRRIIRRAIRFGKQVFNIKSNVLWFYKLVDSVCFILGNTFKDLQNPDKINFIKNTIKQEEMVFNKTLEKGVEQFHKIIKKNTKNNIFSGKDAFDLYTSFGFPIDLIQIMCEEKSFNLDLQEFNDLFKKHQLVSDTNNFKINKFFDIPVEKSHELKNVHNINPTVDHFKYEWNNNCANDGADNQDIKLETYVQVIYDGNNFLDNFTLPSNNDKQVLEKEQSIEDKKKKYALILKETNFYYENGGQIYDTGIIQNDNMKFQVLNVQKINEYVLHIGVFLKGYVSKNDKVQTIVDFDRRKLVACNHTATHMLNFMLRKVLTEKYMNSGKSSKTHEGNNEKHEMSENDINSNNYDNNKEEKGFSIFTCEQKGSLVDDEKLRFDFSFIENINIDAITKIENEINKLIKEELNVTVKTMDLGESKKIKGIRAIFEEDYADKVNVVFINKDVNNILNNMNIDYTYLHSIELCGGTHIGNTKLIRKFLVTSEESIGKGIYRITAVTNKKADEIEKTFNDLYDKYKHVLQEPNENKLTDVQNYKRTLKENKFLPYIKKYHILQELEQIEKNIVEKTKNMQKELFNKATNIGKDYAVQDKNNILLDIKFFDEIKGNQKVLEKIVQSYSKNNKNLSYFFIICDENNTYCVLEVKEALKNKNVQADLFMKEIMKSVLGHSGGSKNKAFGSVEKNKGMVIKEHAEEMLKNINK is encoded by the coding sequence atgattgtttattccttttcctttttgattttcctttatttttatttatatttgaatattAAAGAAAGTATTATATTAGGAGATTGTAAGATTATATTAAGTAGGCCCtttaaagaagaaaagaagaaagatatatatatttttttttttaattctggaaagtatttattaaaaagaaagagAAGTACGTTTGATTTGTTGCCTCTGCATTCAAATAAAAGTAGAagaataaatttatttattaataatgataaaaaaaaaaaaataaaaaccaatagtagtagtagtagttataataataataataatagtataaAAAGAGAATGTGGTGAAccattttcttctttttattcatatgagaatatattaactgtacataataataaaatattaaaagatcagaataataattatgtcTTGTTACATTTATgtaacaaaataaaaaagaagtataaaaagggaaaaaataaaaaaagggAATATTGTAATCATTATAAGTTTATGTATTTAAACAgtataaaaagaaaagatatatttattaagttaaataaaattaataataagagccatttttataaagatATACACAAATCGAATAAACGTATTAacacatttatatattctagTTCACAGAACTTTCATAATTCTAATTATTCGTTGAATGCTTTTAGTTTCAAGTCActttttacaaaaaatacatacaaTAGGTCTTTTTCgaattttttgaaatacaccacaaaaaataacttaaaagagaaaaagaacataaaagatttcttttcttttagTGTCAAGTTAGGGaaggataaaaatattaactTGGATAATTTGAAGAAAGACTTCTATAAAGACATTAACACGAACAATAGGAATAACCATAACAAGcataattataacaaacataataataacaaacataataataacaaacataataataacaaacataataataataattgtagTAGTAATTGtttttgtattaatatggatatgaatgataaactaaataatacaaataattgGAGTAACAGTAATAACCAtaaagatgataatattaaaaatacaaaCTGTTCAACAAATCATGAAggacaaaaaaaatatatgagTGCAGAAGAAGTCagaaataattttattaattatttttataaaaagaatcATACTATTATTGAAAGTTCATCTGTTGTGCcatataatgataatactttattatttactaATGCTGGGATGAATCAGTTTAAAAAGATTTTTTTAGGTAATGTTGACAAGAATAGTGATTTGggaaaattaaaaagagCGGTAGATACACAAAAATGTATAAGAGCAGGAGGTAAACATAACGATTTGGATGATGTTGGAAAAGATGTATATCATCATACATTTTTTGAGATGTTAGGAAATTGGAGTTTTGGTGATTATTTTAAAGAAGAAAGTATATCGTTTGCATGGGATTTATTAACTAATgtgtataaaataaaccCTGATAGATTATATGTTACGTACTTTGGTGGAGATGAAAATTTATCTACTTGTCCAGCAGATCATGAAACCAAAAAAATTTGgatgaaatatattactgAAGATCGTATATTACCATTTGGTTTAAAAGAGAATTTTTGGGAAATGGCAGAAACAGGTCCTTGTGGGCCATGTTCAGAAATACACTATGATCGTATAGGTAATAGAGATGCATCTAGTTTAGTTAATAAAGATGATCCGAGTGTTCTTGAAATATGGAATATTGTATTTATGCAGtataataaagatgaaaataaaaatatgaataagTTACCATTTCCATGTATCGATACAGGTATGGGTTTAGAACGTATTACATCtattttacaaaatgtGGATAGTAATTATGATACTGATCTTTTTCAACCCATATTTAAACAAATTAAAGAATTGTTTCCATATTTGCCTAATTATGAAGGGAAAATTAATGAGCAAGATGTTGATAAAATTGATACGGCCTATCGAGTTATTAGTGATCATATAAGATGTGTAACCGTTGCTATTAGTGATGGATGCTTACCAAGTAATGAAGGTAGAAATTATGTTATAAGACGAATAATTAGAAGAGCTATTAGATTTGGTAAACAagtttttaatattaaaagtaaTGTTTTATGGTTTTATAAACTAGTAGATTCtgtttgttttattttggGTAATACATTTAAAGATTTACAAAATCCTGacaaaattaattttattaaaaatacaattAAACAAGAAGAAATGgtatttaataaaacaCTAGAAAAAGGAGTAGAACAatttcataaaattattaagaaaaatacaaaaaataatatttttagtGGAAAAGATGCTTTTGATTTATATACTTCTTTTGGATTCCCAATAGATTTAATACAAATCATGTGTGAAGAAAAATCTTTCAATTTGGATCTTCAAGAATTTaatgatttatttaaaaaacatCAACTTGTATCTGATactaataattttaaaataaacaaattttTTGATATCCCTGTCGAAAAATCACATGAATTAAAGAatgttcataatattaacCCAACAGTTGATCATTTCAAATATGAATGGAATAATAATTGTGCAAATGATGGTGCTGACAATCAAGATATAAAATTGGAAACGTATGTTCAAGTTATTTATGATggaaataattttttagaTAACTTTACATTACCGTCTAATAATGACAAACAAGTTTTAGAAAAAGAGCAATCCATTGaggataaaaaaaaaaaatatgcactcatattaaaagaaacaaatttttattacgAAAATGGAGGGCAAATATACGATACGGGTATTATccaaaatgataatatgaaattTCAAGTTTTAAATGttcaaaaaattaatgaatATGTATTACATATAGGTGTATTTCTCAAAGGATATGTAAGTAAAAATGATAAGGTTCAAACCATTGTTGATTTTGATAGAAGAAAATTGGTTGCATGTAATCATACGGCTACACATATGCTTAATTTCATGTTGAGAAAAGTATTAACAGAAAAGTATATGAACAGTGGAAAATCATCTAAGACTCATGAAGGAAATAATGAGAAGCATGAAATGAGTGAAAATGACATCaatagtaataattatgataataacaAGGAGGAAAAGGgattttctatttttacTTGTGAACAAAAAGGTTCCTTAGTAgatgatgaaaaattaCGTTTCGATTTTTCATTTATCgaaaatattaacattGATGCAATTACTAAAATTGAAAAcgaaattaataaattgaTTAAGGAAGAATTAAACGTTACTGTCAAAACGATGGATTTAGGTGAAAgcaaaaaaattaaaggaATCAGAGCAATTTTTGAAGAAGATTATGCTGATAAAGTTAATGTCGTGtttattaataaagatgtaaataatatattaaacaatatgaatataGACTATACATATCTACATTCAATTGAATTATGTGGTGGTACACATATTGGGAATACAAaattaataagaaaattCCTTGTTACATCAGAAGAAAGTATTGGAAAAGGAATCTATAGAATTACTGCTGTTACCAATAAAAAAGCTGATGAAATTGAAAAAACTTTTAATGActtatatgataaatataaacatgtTCTGCAAGAAccaaatgaaaataaattaacaGATGTTCAAAACTATAAGAGAAcattaaaagaaaacaaattcttaccatatattaaaaaatatcatattttaCAAGAGTTAGAGcaaattgaaaaaaatattgttgAAAAAACGAAAAATATGCAAAAGGAACTATTCAATAAAGCAACAAATATAGGAAAGGACTATGCAGTAcaagataaaaataacatcTTATTGGATATCAAATTCTTTGATGAAATAAAGGGGAATCAAAAGGTTTTGGAAAAGATTGTTCAATcatattcaaaaaataacaaaaatttgagttatttctttattatttgtgatgaaaataataccTATTGTGTTTTGGAAGTCAAGGAGGctttgaaaaataaaaatgtgcAAGCCGATTTATTTATGAAGGAAATTATGAAATCGGTTCTTGGACATTCCGGAGGAAGTAAAAACAAGGCATTTGGTTCAGTAGAGAAGAATAAAGGAATGGTTATCAAGGAGCATGCCGAAGaaatgttaaaaaatattaacaaataa
- a CDS encoding secreted ookinete protein, putative produces MKLNTLISFFSFVCLFFRVLSCEGIHEKKKINLKIELIDKDVLLSDDHLKKEKVIMQDGRKIKIKNFERIKENVLERAIIVKELDRLKSINTKKEAITLETLDDDNDDDENNEASSNDENNNDKNNSNENNIDDSQQVDEEQNNMKVISSEESVENDIHMLRKVYQRDSENGSTTYCYMRYTFNFNLEKLNENSRSQLFKGLDKTLDYLSFLPKNEDVTDTESILDNEYKMLDNTLGDTDPIVSNVELKNYNFDIISTSEYADTIDEIINFLNTRKDHLNISTSLKYKLMEAKNNLNKYNNKDMSMNNPRDSNLYLCEWLQHLNKAFLEKKKALELLNDTKDIKENYNDKLFANSVDQLFYCYNLFDVSNDSIDSFFLNNMGKKKESEEVNINIHKPLSRELLSKNIDDNADDELTKCKSFLSLITPNELFLNDDLGISQNDMVKADIDMKQEEDEDEEYENNKNNDMLLNNLNVQNRDKLVKSMDEEDGVEGSKNYEMNNSEMDSLDVSSLRKNKSYLENKEAFSQLTQEIKNDEMTEDYDYSYDIDSEEENKEGTYEDSDEESDEESDEESDEESDEESDEESDEESDEEDDYDNDEESDEEFDEEDDYDNDDDSDEEFDEEDDYDNDGDSDEEVYDNDYENLHYKGKDNYSNYSLKSALSDLAKSGTNHLIDKATNSISSALKKNFNKKKITDKSNKLFDKISKGLNNSKKMINKTKKDIKKGINKGTKLIKDTKKDLKKHIQNTKEKGKILTRKAKKVVKKGNGIVKENAQVGLNKVKKGAKNGINKVKKGAKNGINKVKKGAKNGINKVKEGTKDGINKVKEGTKDGINKVKQGTKNGINKVKKGTKNGINKVKEGTKNGINKVKKGTKNGINKVKEGTENGINIVKEGVNNGKNKIKEGSKDGINKLKNEVDKGVNKVKEYAQNGVNQVKNGTINALEDAIKEISKPTGNLRFKEKEGINKVNTSPNKVTNKKGKTPLSNTKSDEKKKSNGRKMSLISLTEVSNKKSLNKNKIKKEINKINKEYKKLKKMENKMKKELNNPIPSDKKIISEFDDFEKSNEVKKNKNI; encoded by the coding sequence atgaaattaaatacattaatttcgtttttctcttttgtgtgtcttttttttcgtGTGCTTTCTTGTGAAGGAATTcacgaaaaaaaaaaaattaatttaaaaatagaaTTAATCGATAAAGATGTGTTATTATCGGATgatcatttaaaaaaagagaaagTTATTATGCAAGATGGTAGAAAGATTAAAATTAAGAATTTTGAAAGAATTAAAGAGAATGTACTTGAGAGAGCTATAATTGTAAAGGAGCTTGATAGATTGAAATCTATCAATACAAAAAAGGAAGCTATAACTTTAGAAACATTAGATGAcgataatgatgatgatgaaaacAATGAAGCATCATCcaatgatgaaaataataatgataaaaataatagtaatgAAAACAATATTGATGATAGTCAACAAGTTGAtgaagaacaaaataatatgaaagTAATTTCTTCAGAAGAATCTGTAGAGAATGATATTCATATGTTACGTAAAGTTTATCAAAGGGATTCAGAGAATGGTTCAACAACCTATTGTTATATGAGATATAcctttaattttaatttggaaaaattaaatgaaaacaGTAGAAGCCAACTATTTAAAGGATTAGATAAGACACTTGATTATTTATCCTTTTTAccaaaaaatgaagatgTAACAGACACTGAATCAATACTAGATAATGAATATAAGATGTTAGATAATACTCTTGGGGACACTGATCCTATTGTTTCTAATGTAGaattgaaaaattataattttgataTAATTAGTACTTCTGAATATGCTGATACTATAGATGAAATTATAAACTTTTTAAATACACGAAAGgatcatttaaatatatcaacctctctaaaatataaattaatggaagcaaaaaataatttaaataaatataataataaagacATGTCAATGAATAATCCACGTGATAGTAATCTATATCTTTGTGAATGGTTACAACATTTAAATAAGGCTTTTttagaaaagaaaaaagcATTGGAATTGTTGAATGACACAAAggatataaaagaaaattataatgataaattatttgCGAATTCAGTTGAtcaattattttattgttataatttatttgaCGTGTCTAATGATAGTATAGattccttttttttgaataatatgGGGAAGAAAAAGGAATCTGAAGAAgttaatattaatattcataaacCATTATCCAGAGAATTGTTAAGTAAGAATATTGATGATAACGCTGATGATGAACTAACTAAATGTAAATCCTTTTTAAGTTTGATAACCCCAAATGAActatttttaaatgatgATTTGGGTATTTCACAGAATGATATGGTAAAAGCTGATATTGATATGAAACAAGAGGAAGACGAAGATGAAGAATATGAgaacaataaaaataatgatatgtTATTGAACAATTTAAATGTACAAAATAGAGATAAGCTTGTTAAAAGTATGGATGAAGAAGATGGTGTAGAAGGTTCGAAGAATTATGAAATGAATAACAGTGAAATGGATTCATTAGATGTATCGTCTTTAAGAAAGAATAAATCTTATTTAGAAAACAAAGAAGCGTTTAGTCAATTAACACAGGAGATAAAAAATGACGAAATGACAGAGGATTATGACTACAGTTATGATATTGACAGTGAAGAAGAGAATAAAGAGGGAACTTATGAAGATAGTGATGAGGAGAGTGATGAGGAGAGTGATGAGGAGAGTGATGAAGAGAGTGATGAAGAGAGTGATGAAGAGAGTGATGAAGAGAGTGATGAAGAGGATGattatgataatgatgagGAGAGTGATGAAGAATTTGATGAAGAGGATGattatgataatgatgatgacAGTGATGAAGAATTTGATGAAGAGGATGattatgataatgatgGTGACAGTGATGAAGAAGTATATGATAATGATTACGAAAATTTACATTACAAAGGGAAAGATAACTATTCAAATTACAGTTTAAAAAGTGCTTTAAGTGATTTAGCTAAAAGCGGTACTAATCACTTAATAGATAAAGCAACAAATAGTATTTCAAGTgctttaaaaaaaaactttaataaaaaaaaaataacagATAAATCAAATAAGCTCTTCGATAAAATAAGCAAGGGTCTTAATAATagtaaaaaaatgattaataaaacaaagaaggatattaaaaaaggGATTAACAAAGGGACAAAACTTATAAAAGATACAAAAAAGGATTTAAAGAAACATATTCAAAATACtaaagaaaaaggaaagATCTTGACTAGAAAAGCTAAAAAGGTAGTTAAAAAAGGTAATGGCATAGTTAAAGAAAATGCCCAAGTTGGATTGaataaagtaaaaaaaGGAGCAAAAAATGGTATAaataaagtaaaaaaaGGAGCAAAAAATGGTATAaataaagtaaaaaaaGGAGCAAAAAATGGTATAAATAAAGTAAAAGAAGGAACAAAAGATGGTATAAATAAAGTAAAAGAAGGAACAAAAGATGGTATAAACAAAGTAAAACAAGGAACAAAAAATGGTATAAACAAAGTAAAAAAGGGAACAAAAAATGGTATAAACAAAGTAAAAGAAGGAACAAAAAATGGTATAAACAAAGTAAAAAAGGGAACAAAAAATGGTATAAACAAAGTAAAAGAAGGAACAGAAAATGGTATTAATATAGTAAAAGAGGGTGTAAATAAtggtaaaaataaaattaaagaagGTTCAAAGGATggtataaataaattaaagaaTGAAGTAGATAAAGGTGTTAATAAAGTAAAAGAGTACGCACAAAATGGAGTTAACCAAGTTAAAAATGGAACAATAAATGCTTTAGAAGATGCTATAAAGGAAATATCAAAACCTACTGGAAATTTACGctttaaagaaaaagaaggTATTAATAAAGTGAATACATCACCTAATAAAgttacaaataaaaaaggaaaaacaCCATTAAGTAACACAAAATctgatgaaaaaaaaaaatcaaatgGTCGTAAAATGTCTCTAATAAGTTTAACAGAAGTATCAAATAAGAAATCCTTGAATAAgaacaaaattaaaaaagagataaacaaaattaataaagaataCAAAAAACTGAAGAAAATggaaaacaaaatgaagaaaGAATTGAATAATCCTATTCCTTCagacaaaaaaattatatcaGAGTTTGATGATTTTGAAAAATCAAATgaagttaaaaaaaataagaatatatag
- a CDS encoding hypothetical protein (conserved Plasmodium protein, unknown function), whose protein sequence is MRKYLCRVSFNVIILIILFCHIIIARNNKTIKWIDVEKDGKMFNHIVRYFIKDDKILKIYTINNNIIMENIDDDYYMNNKESLLKNNDKNDDNFFNNIVNNKVPLSFLIEMFYGYGKKEILNYSGMKTFKLMCNKICNLEERKFENKCPYYLFRNLIYNFIPENAFIKKYGNNERVNNNNMYIKNKKEIPFKCSSYIFFLDNILSKNQKKKEECIYRMKHMNISYTYVEYEIKDTFENIFFDVIKYISTIMEANRNIMNLQNYDNKEYKMFLELNNIILEKESKLKHVYFYNTLEEYIQSLDGINKTFAEDIIKEIMDIYSNKNNDNVDNGKSFFRTNKFIINRRSNYINYNNNNNNNNNNNNNNNNDIFMLYNDNNNNDIFMLYNDNISNENLFFRNEQFVSNNNDYERRGANKNQNDFLKVTMESNMNDIKNDEEIDMLVLLNKYFFDFYKNVRRMNEEYNEYFDVTYKYGEIKNVQNKNKDNQLLRKKENEEKKRKRVYTSFIKLKEKYMNEKINNGTNITDEYISGETINDTYVNMKHSNGELLNPQNSTDKIILNSMNVLKNITDKIKKENNFSHVNKINEIDIPTVAEEERKIDDFYEYEKKTMAKIHENKENIYRMINEDLDILLKPAQDEYIKVAKNIKNKLLQEYEQILKEQISDDEI, encoded by the coding sequence ATgagaaaatatttatgtagagtttcatttaatgttattattttgataatattattttgtcACATTATTATTGCAAGAAATAATAAGACAATAAAATGGATAGATGTTGAGAAAGATGGTAAAATGTTTAATCATATAGTTCGgtattttataaaagatgataaaatattgaaaatatatacaattaataataatataattatggaaaatattgatgacgattattatatgaataataaagaaagtTTGTTAAagaataatgataaaaatgatgataattttttcaacAATATagttaataataaagttCCATTAAGTTTCCTGATAGAAATGTTTTATGGTTATGgaaagaaagaaatattaaattatagTGGGATGAAAACTTTTAAACTCATGTGTAATAAGATATGTAATTTAGAAGAACGTAAATTTGAGAATAAATGtccttattatttatttagaaatctaatatataattttatacCTGAAAATgcttttataaaaaaatatgggAATAATGAAAGagttaataataataatatgtatataaaaaataagaaagaGATACCATTTAAGTgttcatcatatatatttttcttggataatatattaagtaaaaatcaaaaaaagaaagagGAATGTATTTATAGGATGAaacatatgaatatttcttatacatatgtagaatatgaaataaaggacacttttgaaaatatattttttgacgtaataaaatatataagtacAATAATGGAAGCGAACagaaatataatgaatttacaaaattatgataataaagaatataaaatgttcctagaattaaataatataatattggAGAAAGAATCAAAATTAAAACAtgtgtatttttataatacattagaagaatatatacaatCATTGGATGGTATAAACAAAACATTTGCAgaagatattataaaagaaattatgGACATATATtctaataaaaataatgataatgtaGATAATGGCAAATCATTTTTCAGAACAAATAAATTCATTATAAATAGAAGGTCTAATTATATAAactataataataataataataataataataataataataataataataataatgatatatttatgttgtataatgataataataataatgatatatttatgctgtataatgataatatttctaatgaaaatttattttttcgtAACGAGCAATTTgttagtaataataatgattatgAGAGAAGGGGCGCAAATAAGAATCAAAatgattttttaaaagttACTATGGAAAGTAATATGAATgacataaaaaatgatgaagaGATTGATATGTTggttttattaaataaatatttttttgatttcTACAAAAATGTAAGACGTATGAATGAGGAATATAACGAATACTTTGATgtaacatataaatatggtgaaattaaaaatgtgcaaaataaaaataaggataatcaattattaagaaaaaaagaaaatgaagagAAGAAGAGAAAGAGAGTTTATACatcatttataaaattgaaagaaaaatatatgaatgagaaaataaataatggGACCAATATAACTGACGAATATATAAGCGGTGAAACTATAAATGATACATATGTAAATATGAAGCATTCGAATGGTGAATTATTAAATCCTCAAAATAGTACTGACAAGATAATCTTAAACTCAATgaatgttttaaaaaatataacagataaaattaagaaggagaataatttttcacatgttaataaaataaatgagATAGATATACCTACTGTTGCTGAAGAGGAAAGGAAAATTGATGACTTTTATGAATATGAAAAGAAGACCATGGCGAAAATACATGAGAATAAGGAGAATATTTATAGAATGATTAATGAAGACTtggatatattattaaaaccGGCTCAAGACGAATATATAAAGGTGgctaaaaatataaaaaataaattgtTACAGGAATATGAGCAAATTTTGAAGGAACAAATATCAGACGACgaaatataa
- a CDS encoding hypothetical protein (conserved Plasmodium protein, unknown function) yields the protein MLKKELFLFFLFFCFFLQQKNILCSYKECSLLTDDIRILSYCKNESKCFIKNFNNSEYSSITCICKKYLNESFFAGPDCSIRVPYHYKTMKNNEVHNTSWIEDLFKLNTWKNEENRVGKLCINPQCS from the exons ATGCTTAAAAAAGAacttttcttattttttcttttcttctgtttttttttacaacaaaaaa atATATTGTGTAGTTATAAAGAATGCTCTTTATTAACAGATGATATTAgaatattatcatattgTAAAAATGAATCCAAGTGCTTTAtcaaaaattttaataattcaGAATACTCTTCTATTACTTGTATATGCAAAAAATATCTAAACGAATCATTTTTTGCCGGACCCGATTGTTCAATAA GGGTTCcttatcattataaaaCTATGA aaaataatgagGTTCACAATACCAGCTGGATTGAAGATTTATTCAAATTGAATACATGgaaaaatgaagaaaatagAGTTGGAAAGCTATGTATTAATCCGCAATGTagttaa